One Actinomycetota bacterium genomic region harbors:
- a CDS encoding DNA-3-methyladenine glycosylase has translation MGALSRRFYGRDPLLVAPDLIGRLLVSDLPAGRVSGRIVEVEAYCGPADPASHAYRGRTPRNAVMFGPPGHLYVYFSYGMHHCANVVCEAEASPGAVLLRAVEPVDGIALMRERRGGGADRLLCRGPGRLAQAFGIDLALNGADLVAGPVSVRGPARVSGTVAASRRIGISKATEELWRFYEPGPWASPMR, from the coding sequence ATGGGTGCGCTGTCCCGGCGGTTCTACGGGCGCGACCCGCTGCTGGTGGCACCGGACCTCATCGGCCGGTTGCTGGTGAGCGATCTCCCCGCCGGGCGGGTGAGCGGGCGCATCGTCGAGGTGGAGGCCTACTGCGGCCCCGCCGACCCGGCGAGCCACGCCTACCGGGGCCGGACGCCCCGCAACGCCGTCATGTTCGGGCCGCCCGGCCACCTCTACGTGTACTTCTCGTACGGCATGCACCACTGCGCCAACGTGGTCTGCGAGGCGGAGGCCAGCCCGGGGGCGGTGCTGCTCCGGGCGGTCGAGCCCGTGGACGGGATTGCGCTGATGCGGGAGCGGCGGGGGGGCGGGGCGGACAGGCTCCTGTGCCGGGGTCCGGGGCGGCTGGCCCAGGCGTTCGGGATCGACCTGGCTTTGAACGGGGCGGACCTGGTGGCGGGGCCGGTCTCGGTCCGGGGACCAGCCCGGGTTTCGGGGACCGTGGCGGCGAGCCGGCGCATCGGGATCTCCAAGGCCACCGAGGAGCTCTGGCGGTTCTACGAGCCTGGGCCATGGGCGAGCCCGATGCGATGA
- a CDS encoding cytochrome d ubiquinol oxidase subunit II yields MRTVAAGMLFVVLTAYAMFGGADFGAGFWDLTAGGAERGRRPRALIDHSIGPVWEANHVWLIFCLVLAWTAFPPVFAAVMRTLYVPLGLAALGIVLRGSGFAFRKVSVRTSAQRATGATFAASSVVTPFFFGTAAGAIATGRVPLHRSAGSLEIWFTPTCLFTGALAVVTCAYLAAVFLTAEARQRGEADLEIYFRNRSRLAAAGAGLISAGGLVVLHRAAPHLLHRLLGPGIPFVILSALTGVGVLGLLHKADPRLLRVMAALAVGSVIAGWGVAQYPYLLGNHASIASAAAPMATLETLAGIFVVAAALVLPSLGILYVLHQRGRLESG; encoded by the coding sequence GTGAGGACGGTCGCCGCCGGGATGCTCTTCGTGGTCCTGACGGCCTACGCCATGTTCGGGGGCGCCGACTTCGGGGCCGGGTTCTGGGACCTGACCGCGGGAGGCGCCGAGCGCGGGCGGCGGCCACGGGCGCTGATCGACCACTCGATCGGGCCGGTGTGGGAGGCCAACCACGTGTGGCTGATCTTCTGCCTGGTGCTGGCCTGGACCGCATTCCCCCCGGTATTCGCCGCCGTCATGCGGACGCTGTACGTCCCCCTGGGGCTGGCGGCGCTCGGCATCGTGTTGCGCGGGTCGGGGTTCGCCTTCCGGAAGGTGTCGGTGCGGACCTCGGCACAGCGCGCGACCGGGGCGACCTTCGCCGCCTCGTCGGTGGTCACCCCCTTCTTCTTCGGCACGGCGGCGGGAGCGATTGCCACCGGGAGGGTGCCCCTGCACCGGTCGGCGGGCTCGCTGGAGATCTGGTTCACCCCGACCTGCCTGTTCACCGGGGCGCTGGCGGTCGTGACCTGCGCCTACCTGGCAGCAGTGTTCCTGACCGCCGAGGCCCGCCAGCGGGGTGAGGCCGACCTCGAGATCTATTTCCGCAACCGCTCCCGCCTGGCGGCGGCGGGGGCCGGCCTGATCTCGGCGGGGGGGCTGGTGGTGCTGCACCGCGCGGCCCCGCACCTCCTGCACCGCCTTCTTGGGCCGGGGATCCCGTTCGTGATCCTGTCGGCGCTGACGGGCGTGGGGGTGCTCGGGCTGCTCCACAAGGCGGACCCCCGGCTGCTGCGGGTGATGGCGGCGCTGGCGGTGGGGTCGGTGATCGCCGGGTGGGGGGTGGCACAGTACCCCTACCTGCTGGGCAACCACGCCTCGATCGCATCGGCGGCGGCGCCCATGGCGACCCTGGAGACCCTGGCCGGGATCTTCGTGGTCGCCGCCGCGCTGGTCCTCCCGTCGCTCGGCATCCTGTACGTGCTGCACCAGCGGGGCCGGCTGGAGAGCGGGTAG
- the polX gene encoding DNA polymerase/3'-5' exonuclease PolX encodes MPPTNAEVAAALHELADLLEIEGGDRFRILAYRRAGDAVAVLGRSVSGIPEAQLVEVHGIGKATAGRIAELVSTGRMRALDALRERFPPGVLEMTRLGGLGPKKALVLHRALGVTSLEELREAVDAGRLREVPGFGARSEDNVRRALERHARIEQRTPMGTALGLAEDLLRPIRQHPAVERAAYAGSLRRMRDTIGDLDILIATSDPAGVLRAFAGPGDGPFDSSLDTASEVIARGPAKVSLVSGSGLQVDLRVVAGDQFGSAMQYFTGSQAHNVKVREHAVRSGLKLSEYGLFRGAERIAGASEEEVYAALGMQTPLPTLREDRGEVELALRGALPRVVVLEDLRGDLQSHSTYSDGRRTLREMAMAAAAKGHQYYAVTDHGANLAVTRSLSLADIDAQAREVAEINEELGGRMVLLHGLEANIGLDGELDYPDEVLARFDVVVASLHHQLAMERPAMTRRVLKALRNPEVNIFGHPTGRMLPRRPASDFDIEQACRVAAEEGVAMEINSSPRRLDLKDEHVVIAREAGCVFAISTDAHSIGELDYLRFGVGTAQRGWVTPERVITTWPLGELRPFLAKA; translated from the coding sequence ATGCCGCCTACCAATGCCGAGGTCGCCGCTGCACTCCACGAGCTGGCTGACCTGCTGGAGATCGAAGGGGGCGACCGCTTCCGGATCCTTGCCTACCGGCGGGCGGGTGACGCCGTGGCGGTGCTCGGGCGCTCGGTGTCGGGGATCCCCGAGGCCCAGCTGGTCGAGGTGCACGGGATCGGCAAGGCGACCGCCGGCAGGATCGCCGAGCTGGTGTCCACCGGTCGGATGCGGGCGCTCGACGCACTGCGGGAACGGTTCCCACCCGGCGTCCTGGAGATGACCCGCCTGGGCGGTCTGGGGCCGAAGAAGGCCCTGGTTCTGCACCGGGCGCTGGGGGTCACCTCCCTCGAGGAGCTGCGGGAGGCGGTGGACGCCGGACGGCTGCGCGAGGTGCCCGGGTTCGGCGCGCGCTCCGAGGACAACGTCCGCCGGGCGCTCGAGCGCCACGCCCGCATTGAGCAGCGGACCCCCATGGGGACCGCCCTCGGCCTGGCCGAGGACCTCCTCCGGCCGATCCGCCAGCACCCCGCGGTCGAGCGGGCGGCCTACGCCGGCAGCCTGCGGCGCATGCGGGACACCATCGGCGACCTCGACATCCTCATCGCCACCAGTGACCCGGCGGGCGTGCTGCGCGCATTCGCCGGGCCGGGCGACGGGCCGTTCGACTCCTCGCTCGACACCGCCAGCGAGGTGATCGCCCGGGGGCCGGCCAAGGTCTCCCTCGTCAGCGGCTCCGGGCTGCAGGTCGACCTCCGGGTGGTGGCGGGGGACCAGTTCGGCTCCGCGATGCAGTACTTCACCGGGTCGCAGGCCCACAACGTGAAGGTGCGGGAGCACGCAGTGCGCAGCGGGCTGAAGCTGTCCGAGTACGGCCTGTTCCGGGGGGCGGAACGCATCGCCGGGGCCAGCGAGGAGGAGGTGTACGCCGCCCTCGGCATGCAGACGCCGCTGCCCACCCTGCGGGAGGACCGGGGTGAGGTGGAGCTGGCGCTGCGGGGGGCGCTCCCGAGGGTGGTGGTGCTGGAGGACCTGCGGGGCGACCTGCAGAGCCACTCGACGTACTCGGACGGCCGCCGGACGCTGCGCGAGATGGCGATGGCCGCCGCCGCCAAGGGCCACCAGTACTACGCCGTCACCGACCACGGGGCCAATCTGGCCGTCACCCGGTCGCTGTCGCTGGCCGACATCGACGCCCAGGCCCGGGAGGTCGCCGAGATCAACGAGGAGCTGGGTGGGCGCATGGTGCTGCTGCACGGCCTCGAGGCCAACATCGGCCTCGACGGGGAGCTCGACTACCCGGACGAGGTGCTCGCCCGCTTCGACGTCGTGGTGGCCAGCCTCCACCACCAGTTGGCGATGGAGCGCCCGGCGATGACCCGCCGCGTGCTGAAGGCGCTGCGCAACCCGGAGGTCAACATTTTCGGCCACCCCACCGGGCGGATGCTGCCCCGGCGGCCGGCGTCGGACTTCGACATCGAGCAGGCGTGCCGGGTCGCAGCCGAGGAGGGCGTCGCCATGGAGATCAACTCCAGCCCCCGCCGCCTCGACCTCAAGGACGAGCACGTGGTCATTGCCCGGGAGGCGGGGTGCGTGTTCGCCATCTCCACCGATGCCCACTCGATCGGCGAGCTGGACTACCTGCGCTTCGGGGTGGGGACTGCCCAGCGGGGGTGGGTGACGCCCGAGCGGGTCATCACCACCTGGCCGCTCGGAGAGCTGCGCCCCTTCCTGGCCAAGGCCTGA
- the tyrS gene encoding tyrosine--tRNA ligase gives MGEPDAMMSGVIPFDDQVRILRSGAAAVIPDAEFDLRLKEAIEDRRPLRVKLGLDPTASHVHLGWTVVLRKLRQFQDLGHQAVLIIGDFTAQVGDPSGKSETRKPLSESEVRAYAEALLDQFRLVLDLDRLEIRWNSEWLAGMDMRRVLQVTSQYTVARMLERDDFAKRYASGSPISVVEFLYPLMQGYDSVVVDADVELGGTDQTFNLLVGRDLQERIGNGQRRQIALTMPILEGTDGVHKMSQSLGNYIGITEPADDMFGKVMRIPDSLIGKYFRLVTDLGPWQVDEIEAALLDGTLAWVEAKRRLASEVVRLYHGAEAADEARAHFDRVHKERRLPTASEIEERQVPAGCVDGAGMVWVPRLLAELGLAASNGEGRRLIVQGGVRLDGDPVGSETLGLDALAGRVLQVGRRRFVRLAAGSADDSPGRPDEVDRGAGAR, from the coding sequence ATGGGCGAGCCCGATGCGATGATGTCAGGCGTGATCCCGTTCGACGACCAGGTCCGCATCCTCCGCTCGGGGGCCGCCGCGGTCATCCCGGACGCCGAGTTCGACCTCCGGCTGAAGGAGGCCATCGAGGACCGGCGGCCGCTGCGGGTGAAGCTCGGGCTGGACCCGACGGCGTCCCACGTGCACCTCGGGTGGACGGTCGTGCTGCGCAAGCTGCGCCAGTTCCAGGATCTCGGCCACCAGGCAGTGCTCATCATCGGCGACTTCACCGCCCAGGTGGGCGACCCGTCAGGCAAGTCGGAGACCCGCAAGCCCTTGTCGGAATCGGAGGTGCGGGCGTACGCCGAGGCGTTGCTCGACCAGTTCCGCCTCGTCCTCGACCTCGACCGCCTCGAGATCCGCTGGAACTCGGAGTGGCTGGCAGGGATGGACATGCGCCGGGTCCTGCAGGTGACCTCGCAGTACACCGTCGCCCGGATGCTGGAGCGGGACGACTTCGCCAAGCGCTATGCCAGCGGGAGCCCGATCTCGGTCGTCGAGTTCCTGTACCCGCTCATGCAGGGCTACGACTCGGTGGTGGTCGACGCCGACGTCGAGCTGGGAGGAACCGACCAGACCTTCAACCTGCTGGTGGGCCGGGACCTGCAGGAGCGGATCGGCAACGGGCAGCGGCGCCAGATCGCCCTCACGATGCCGATCCTCGAGGGGACCGATGGCGTGCACAAGATGAGCCAGTCCCTGGGCAACTACATCGGGATCACCGAGCCCGCCGACGACATGTTCGGCAAGGTGATGCGGATCCCCGACTCCCTGATCGGCAAGTACTTCCGGCTCGTGACCGACCTCGGGCCCTGGCAGGTGGACGAGATCGAGGCCGCCCTCCTGGACGGCACGCTGGCGTGGGTGGAGGCCAAGCGGCGACTGGCGTCCGAGGTCGTGCGCCTGTACCACGGAGCGGAGGCAGCGGACGAGGCCCGGGCGCACTTCGACCGTGTCCACAAAGAGCGGCGGCTGCCCACAGCGAGCGAGATCGAGGAGCGGCAGGTGCCCGCGGGGTGCGTGGACGGGGCCGGCATGGTGTGGGTCCCCCGCCTGCTGGCCGAGCTCGGCCTGGCGGCGTCGAATGGCGAAGGGCGCCGGCTGATCGTCCAGGGCGGGGTGCGCCTCGACGGCGACCCGGTCGGGTCCGAGACCCTGGGCCTGGATGCCCTGGCGGGCCGGGTCCTGCAGGTGGGCCGGCGGCGGTTCGTCCGGCTTGCCGCCGGATCCGCCGATGATTCACCCGGACGGCCGGATGAAGTTGACAGGGGAGCGGGGGCGAGGTAG
- a CDS encoding DUF6186 family protein has protein sequence MSSRFLTEAGFVALALVGVLLEVLARLPGSRIPTLGSAVTRAMRSRSGRVGIIAGWAWIGLHFFAR, from the coding sequence GTGAGCAGCCGGTTCCTGACCGAAGCCGGCTTCGTGGCCCTCGCGCTTGTCGGGGTGCTGCTCGAGGTGCTCGCCCGCCTGCCGGGGTCCCGGATCCCGACGCTGGGCTCCGCGGTGACCCGGGCGATGCGGAGCCGGTCGGGGCGGGTGGGGATCATCGCCGGGTGGGCGTGGATCGGGCTGCACTTCTTCGCCCGCTGA